In a single window of the Myxococcus guangdongensis genome:
- a CDS encoding methylase produces MSTLDAKTRGRTAPGRLRALDAFLHRFEPTLLSRVDGPWSHAVFVDVGFGEHPWTTLESASAFRALHPELVVIGVELDDARALAAQAHAGPRTHFRQGGFALPLSPEEPARLVRAMNLLRQGPVERVSDVHHTLSRFLLPSGLLVEGSSDPEGSVLTAHLLRRSDCAPDAPPVREALLFHTDFRQGFAPLLFRDWLPRDLRRRVRPGERMHAFFTSWVDAWQQARDAGHSAPADAFRESVSRLCQQVDGVSTDSWLLDAGYLLWRPPGGVAP; encoded by the coding sequence ATGTCCACGCTCGACGCGAAGACGCGGGGGCGCACCGCGCCCGGGAGGCTGCGCGCGCTCGATGCCTTCCTGCACCGCTTCGAGCCCACGCTGTTGTCTCGTGTCGACGGGCCGTGGTCCCACGCTGTCTTCGTGGACGTGGGCTTCGGCGAACACCCGTGGACGACCCTCGAGAGCGCCAGCGCCTTTCGTGCGCTCCACCCGGAGCTCGTCGTCATCGGCGTGGAACTCGATGACGCGCGCGCCCTCGCCGCCCAGGCCCATGCGGGGCCGCGCACCCACTTCCGCCAGGGCGGCTTCGCGCTGCCGCTGTCCCCGGAGGAGCCCGCCCGTCTCGTGCGGGCCATGAACCTGCTGCGTCAGGGACCCGTGGAGCGGGTCTCCGACGTGCACCACACGCTCAGCCGCTTCCTGCTCCCCTCGGGCCTGCTCGTGGAGGGCAGCTCGGACCCGGAGGGTTCGGTGCTCACCGCGCACCTGCTGCGTCGCTCCGACTGCGCCCCCGATGCGCCCCCTGTCCGCGAAGCCCTGCTGTTCCACACCGACTTCCGCCAGGGCTTCGCGCCGCTGCTGTTCCGCGACTGGTTGCCTCGTGACCTGCGCCGCCGCGTGCGCCCCGGTGAGCGCATGCACGCCTTCTTCACGTCCTGGGTCGACGCCTGGCAACAGGCTCGCGACGCTGGCCACTCCGCGCCCGCCGACGCCTTCCGAGAGTCTGTCTCACGTTTGTGTCAGCAGGTGGACGGCGTCTCCACCGACTCATGGCTGCTCGACGCGGGTTACCTGCTATGGCGGCCGCCGGGCGGCGTGGCGCCCTGA
- the msrB gene encoding peptide-methionine (R)-S-oxide reductase MsrB: protein MVDKLTLSDAQWRERLTPEEYDVLRRHGTERPGSGCFLGTKTPGTYVCAGCGNPLFKSGTKFESGTGWPSFTQAVGPDSVTQIDDRSYGMVRTEVRCARCDGHLGHVFPDGPPPTGLRYCMNSVAMKHVPEGQPLELVRA, encoded by the coding sequence ATGGTCGACAAGCTCACCCTCAGCGATGCGCAGTGGCGCGAGCGCCTGACGCCCGAGGAGTACGACGTCCTGCGCAGGCACGGCACGGAGCGTCCGGGCTCGGGCTGCTTCCTGGGGACGAAGACGCCGGGCACCTATGTGTGCGCCGGCTGTGGCAACCCGCTGTTCAAATCGGGCACCAAGTTCGAGTCGGGCACCGGTTGGCCGTCCTTCACCCAGGCGGTGGGGCCGGACTCGGTGACGCAAATCGATGACCGCTCGTACGGGATGGTCCGCACCGAGGTGCGCTGTGCCCGCTGCGACGGCCACCTGGGGCACGTCTTCCCCGACGGCCCGCCGCCCACCGGCCTGCGATACTGCATGAACTCGGTGGCGATGAAGCACGTGCCCGAGGGCCAGCCGCTGGAGCTGGTCCGGGCGTAG
- the purL gene encoding phosphoribosylformylglycinamidine synthase, translated as MSSMHFLRGAPVLSEFRLAKLLAQCREQVPSVSSVYAEHVHFLDAPEPLSGDEQAMLGQLLEYGPRVPSGERAGSLLLVVPRPGTISPWSSKATDIVHNCGLGAKVRRLERGLAYFVAGPQGRPLEREQVEALAPVLHDRMTQAVLTRMEDAAVLFSTHEPRPLTTVDILGGGRGALDRANRELGLALADDEIDYLVARFTELSRNPTDVELMMFAQANSEHCRHKIFNASWTLDGKPQERSLFQAIKNTYAQHKEGVLSAYKDNAAVIEGFTVDRFFPDADTGEWGTVREPSHIMVKVETHNHPTAISPYPGAATGAGGEIRDEGATGRGAKPKAGLTGFTVSHLRIPGHERPWEQPYGKPDRIVSALDIMIDGPLGGAAFNNEFGRPNLAGYFRSFEAQVSTPEGVEVRGYHKPIMIAGGLGNIRAEHVKKGQLQPGDKLIVLGGPAMLIGLGGGAASSMAQGASAADLDFASVQRDNAEMERRCQQVIDQCCALGEKNPIRSIHDVGAGGLSNALPELAHDNALGGNLQLRAVPNAEPGMSPLEIWCNEAQERYVLGVAPEDLARFTAFCERERAPFSVLGEATQAQVLKLSDERLGAQPIDLPMDVLFGKAPRMHRDATTRAVEHAPLSLPSDLKSLAERVLSHPTVADKSFLITIGDRSVSGQVARDQMVGPWQVPVADCAVTLSSVTSTTGEAMSMGERTPLAVVDAAASARMAVGEALTNIAAARIGKLSDVKLSANWMAAAGSPGEDAQLYAAVNAVGMELCPALGLTIPVGKDSMSMRTVWQDGGEKKTVTSPVSLIISAFAPVLDVRKSLTPQLVDVELDTRLVFVDLARGRQRLGGSILAQTHAQVGPEVPDVEDPALLAGFFSAVQALSSEGRLLAYHDRSDGGLWATLCEMAFAGRCGVDVDLSKLGSDAVAALFNEELGAVMQVRAGDVARVCEVLEQHGLGVHCHELGRPTSKLEVRVRHAGQVLLSAGTMDLRRIWSRVSYELQKLRDNPLCAEQEYAAKCDASNPGLSPLLTFDVAKDVAAPFVGKGARPRVAVLREQGVNSQQEMAAAFTRAGFLAVDVHMSDILAGRVSLKDFHGVLACGGFSYGDVLGAGGGWAKSILFNPRARDEFAGFFARPDSFGLGVCNGCQMMSGLKDIIPGAEHFPRFVRNASEQYEARLGLVEISRTPSLFYQGMEGSRMLIAVAHGEGRAEFADDAAAARVNGSGFITTRWVDNHGQVAATYPANPNGSPHGISGVTTRDGRFTVTMPHPERVHRLVQHSWRPREWTGDDGPWMRMFRNARAWLG; from the coding sequence ATGTCCAGCATGCACTTCCTGCGCGGCGCTCCCGTCCTCTCCGAATTCCGGCTCGCCAAGCTGCTCGCTCAGTGCCGCGAGCAGGTGCCATCCGTGTCCTCCGTCTACGCGGAGCACGTGCACTTCCTCGACGCCCCGGAGCCCCTGTCTGGCGACGAGCAGGCGATGCTCGGCCAGCTCCTCGAATACGGCCCGAGGGTCCCCTCGGGCGAGCGCGCGGGCAGCCTGCTGCTCGTCGTGCCGCGTCCGGGCACCATCTCGCCCTGGTCCTCGAAGGCGACGGACATCGTCCACAACTGCGGCCTGGGCGCGAAGGTGCGCCGCCTGGAGCGCGGCCTCGCGTACTTCGTGGCGGGTCCCCAGGGACGTCCGCTGGAGCGCGAGCAGGTGGAGGCGCTCGCGCCGGTGCTGCACGACCGGATGACGCAGGCGGTGCTCACGCGGATGGAGGACGCGGCCGTCCTGTTCTCCACGCACGAGCCCCGGCCGCTCACCACGGTGGACATCCTGGGCGGCGGGCGAGGGGCGTTGGACCGCGCCAACCGTGAGCTGGGGCTGGCGCTCGCGGACGATGAAATCGACTACCTGGTGGCGCGCTTCACGGAGCTTTCGCGCAACCCCACCGACGTCGAGTTGATGATGTTCGCGCAGGCCAACAGCGAGCACTGCCGGCACAAGATCTTCAACGCCAGCTGGACGCTGGACGGCAAGCCGCAGGAGCGCTCGCTCTTCCAGGCCATCAAGAACACCTACGCCCAGCACAAGGAAGGCGTGCTGTCCGCCTACAAGGACAACGCGGCCGTCATCGAGGGCTTCACGGTGGACCGCTTCTTCCCGGACGCGGACACGGGCGAGTGGGGCACGGTGCGCGAGCCGTCCCACATCATGGTGAAGGTGGAGACGCACAATCACCCGACGGCGATTTCGCCGTACCCTGGCGCGGCCACCGGCGCGGGCGGAGAGATTCGCGACGAGGGCGCCACCGGTCGCGGCGCGAAGCCGAAGGCGGGCCTGACGGGCTTCACCGTCAGCCACCTGCGCATCCCCGGCCACGAGCGGCCGTGGGAGCAGCCCTACGGCAAGCCGGACCGCATCGTCTCCGCGTTGGACATCATGATCGACGGTCCGCTGGGCGGGGCCGCGTTCAACAACGAGTTCGGCCGTCCCAACCTCGCGGGCTACTTCCGCAGCTTCGAGGCGCAGGTGTCCACGCCCGAGGGCGTGGAGGTGCGCGGCTACCACAAGCCCATCATGATCGCCGGCGGACTGGGCAACATCCGCGCCGAGCACGTGAAGAAGGGCCAGCTGCAGCCCGGTGACAAGCTCATCGTCCTCGGCGGTCCGGCCATGCTCATCGGCCTGGGCGGCGGCGCGGCGTCCTCCATGGCGCAGGGCGCGAGCGCGGCGGACCTCGACTTCGCCTCCGTGCAGCGTGACAACGCGGAGATGGAGCGGCGCTGCCAGCAGGTCATCGACCAGTGCTGCGCGCTGGGCGAGAAGAACCCCATCCGCTCCATCCACGACGTGGGCGCCGGCGGCCTGTCCAACGCGCTGCCGGAGCTGGCGCACGACAATGCGCTGGGCGGGAATCTCCAGCTGCGCGCGGTGCCCAACGCGGAGCCGGGCATGTCGCCGCTCGAAATCTGGTGCAACGAGGCCCAGGAGCGCTACGTGCTGGGCGTGGCGCCCGAGGACCTGGCGCGCTTCACCGCGTTCTGCGAGCGCGAGCGCGCGCCTTTCTCCGTGCTGGGCGAGGCGACCCAGGCCCAGGTGCTGAAGCTGTCCGACGAGCGGCTGGGCGCGCAGCCCATCGACCTGCCGATGGACGTGCTGTTCGGCAAGGCGCCGCGCATGCACCGCGACGCGACGACGCGCGCGGTGGAGCACGCTCCGCTGTCGCTGCCCTCGGACTTGAAGTCCCTGGCCGAGCGCGTGCTGAGCCACCCGACGGTGGCGGACAAGTCGTTCCTCATCACCATCGGCGACCGCTCGGTGTCGGGCCAGGTGGCGAGAGACCAGATGGTCGGTCCATGGCAGGTGCCGGTGGCGGACTGCGCGGTGACGCTGTCCTCGGTGACGAGCACCACGGGCGAGGCGATGTCCATGGGCGAGCGCACGCCGCTGGCCGTGGTGGACGCGGCGGCCTCCGCGCGCATGGCGGTGGGCGAGGCGCTCACCAACATCGCCGCGGCCCGCATCGGCAAGCTGTCCGACGTGAAGCTCTCCGCGAACTGGATGGCGGCGGCGGGCAGCCCCGGTGAGGACGCGCAGCTCTACGCCGCGGTGAACGCGGTGGGCATGGAGCTGTGCCCGGCGCTGGGGCTCACCATCCCCGTGGGCAAGGACTCCATGTCCATGCGCACGGTGTGGCAGGACGGCGGCGAGAAGAAGACCGTGACGTCCCCGGTGTCGCTCATCATCTCGGCCTTCGCGCCGGTGCTGGACGTGCGCAAGTCGCTCACGCCGCAGCTGGTGGACGTGGAGCTGGACACGCGGCTGGTCTTCGTGGACCTGGCGCGTGGCCGGCAGCGGCTGGGTGGCTCCATCCTCGCGCAGACGCACGCGCAGGTGGGCCCCGAGGTCCCCGACGTGGAGGACCCCGCGCTGCTCGCCGGCTTCTTCTCCGCGGTGCAGGCGCTGAGCTCCGAGGGGCGGCTGCTCGCCTATCACGACCGCTCCGACGGTGGCCTGTGGGCCACGCTGTGCGAGATGGCCTTCGCGGGCCGCTGCGGCGTGGACGTGGACCTCTCGAAGCTGGGGAGTGACGCGGTGGCGGCGCTCTTCAACGAGGAGCTGGGCGCGGTGATGCAGGTGCGCGCCGGGGACGTGGCGCGCGTGTGTGAGGTGCTCGAGCAGCACGGCCTGGGCGTGCACTGCCACGAGCTGGGCCGGCCCACGTCGAAGCTGGAGGTCCGGGTCCGGCACGCAGGCCAGGTGCTCCTGTCCGCGGGCACCATGGACCTGCGCCGCATCTGGTCGCGCGTCAGCTACGAGCTGCAGAAGCTGCGCGACAACCCGCTGTGCGCGGAGCAGGAGTACGCGGCCAAGTGCGACGCGTCCAACCCGGGCCTGTCGCCGCTCCTGACGTTCGACGTGGCCAAGGACGTGGCCGCGCCCTTCGTGGGCAAGGGCGCGCGTCCTCGCGTGGCGGTGCTGCGAGAGCAGGGCGTCAACAGCCAGCAGGAGATGGCGGCGGCGTTCACCCGCGCGGGCTTCCTGGCGGTGGACGTGCACATGAGCGACATCCTCGCGGGCCGCGTGTCGCTGAAGGACTTCCACGGCGTGCTGGCGTGCGGCGGTTTCTCCTACGGAGACGTGCTGGGCGCCGGTGGCGGCTGGGCCAAGTCCATCCTGTTCAACCCGCGCGCCCGCGACGAGTTCGCTGGCTTCTTCGCGCGTCCGGACAGCTTCGGCCTGGGAGTCTGCAACGGCTGCCAGATGATGTCCGGGCTCAAGGACATCATCCCCGGCGCGGAGCACTTCCCGCGCTTCGTGCGCAACGCCTCGGAGCAGTACGAGGCGCGGCTGGGGCTGGTGGAGATTTCCCGCACGCCGTCGCTGTTCTACCAGGGCATGGAGGGCAGCCGGATGCTCATCGCGGTGGCGCACGGCGAGGGCCGCGCGGAGTTCGCTGACGACGCGGCGGCCGCGCGCGTCAACGGCTCGGGCTTCATCACCACGCGCTGGGTGGACAACCACGGTCAGGTGGCGGCGACGTACCCGGCCAACCCGAACGGCTCGCCGCACGGAATCTCGGGTGTCACCACGCGGGATGGCCGCTTCACCGTGACGATGCCGCACCCCGAGCGCGTCCACCGGCTGGTGCAGCACTCGTGGCGGCCCCGCGAATGGACGGGCGATGACGGCCCGTGGATGCGCATGTTCCGCAACGCGCGCGCCTGGCTGGGCTGA
- a CDS encoding carboxylate--amine ligase: MQAEDVKVQQSATERVGERPAALLFSAGFYGTLAAARCFGRNGIRVTVADPGRLGPASWSRFVGNRVQCPPESQPEAFLAWLIDFGRRAPMSHVLYPTSDELAWLVSVHAEELKRYFHLYDPGIDAVYGLLNKRKLFEAGQSVGLTLPRTWFPESEADLENISREARFPVLIKPTTQILYSTHRKGLPVAEPSQLVEEYRAFARDGYAPMLVKFDPAVARPMVQEFHPEAAQGIYSLSGFVDRTGSLFEVRGAMKVLQRPRRLGVGVCFESAPVRQDLADGLRKLCAKLGYHGVFEVEFIQTKDDFLLIDFNPRYYGQMGFDIARGLPLPLMAYHAALGDSDSLERVGKSARAWTGRGEVFCNRIALEMLLNLQRLSGALPADEAKQWRRWLQTHRQVAVDPLIDSDDPMPSAVEVAQILYGSARHPRAFVRMMVLNR, encoded by the coding sequence GTGCAGGCAGAAGACGTGAAGGTGCAGCAGTCGGCGACAGAGCGCGTGGGAGAGCGGCCGGCCGCGCTGCTCTTCTCCGCTGGCTTCTATGGGACGCTCGCCGCCGCGCGGTGCTTCGGGCGCAATGGCATCCGCGTCACGGTGGCGGACCCCGGGCGGCTGGGCCCCGCGAGCTGGTCGCGCTTCGTCGGAAATCGCGTGCAGTGTCCTCCCGAATCCCAGCCCGAGGCGTTCCTCGCGTGGCTCATCGACTTCGGACGCCGGGCACCCATGAGTCACGTGCTGTATCCGACCAGCGACGAGCTGGCGTGGCTGGTGTCCGTGCACGCCGAGGAGCTGAAGCGGTACTTCCATCTCTACGACCCCGGCATCGACGCGGTGTACGGGCTGCTCAACAAGCGCAAGCTCTTCGAGGCGGGCCAGTCGGTGGGGCTCACGCTGCCGCGCACCTGGTTCCCCGAGTCCGAGGCGGACCTCGAGAACATCTCGCGCGAGGCGCGCTTCCCCGTCCTCATCAAGCCGACGACGCAGATCCTCTACTCCACGCACCGCAAGGGCCTGCCCGTCGCGGAGCCCTCGCAGCTCGTCGAGGAGTACCGCGCCTTCGCGCGCGACGGCTACGCGCCCATGCTGGTGAAGTTCGACCCGGCCGTGGCGCGGCCCATGGTGCAGGAGTTCCACCCCGAGGCGGCCCAGGGCATCTACAGCCTGTCGGGCTTCGTGGACCGGACCGGCTCGCTGTTCGAGGTGCGCGGCGCCATGAAGGTGCTCCAGCGCCCTCGCCGGCTGGGCGTGGGCGTGTGCTTCGAGTCCGCCCCGGTGCGCCAGGACCTGGCCGACGGCCTGCGCAAGCTGTGCGCGAAGCTGGGCTACCACGGCGTCTTCGAGGTGGAGTTCATCCAGACGAAGGACGACTTCCTGCTCATCGACTTCAACCCGCGTTACTACGGGCAGATGGGCTTCGACATCGCGCGCGGACTGCCGCTGCCGCTCATGGCCTATCACGCGGCGCTGGGGGACTCCGACTCGCTCGAGCGCGTGGGGAAGTCGGCGCGCGCCTGGACGGGACGCGGCGAGGTGTTCTGCAACCGCATCGCCCTGGAGATGCTGCTCAACCTCCAGCGGCTGTCCGGCGCGCTGCCCGCCGACGAGGCGAAGCAGTGGCGGCGCTGGCTGCAGACGCACCGTCAGGTGGCGGTGGACCCGCTCATCGACTCGGACGACCCGATGCCCTCCGCGGTGGAGGTGGCGCAGATCCTCTACGGCTCCGCGCGCCACCCGCGCGCCTTCGTGCGGATGATGGTGCTCAACCGCTAG
- a CDS encoding OPT/YSL family transporter, producing the protein MASPVQPLPHSEPSSSTPPDPENVQPRFGWLPPVGTWKYHLLLSAVALFILGPLGGIAASYMNFSVGFFVGGQVLAGILGSAVTYGYGAEGKHGANYMQTMAASVASLCAMSVLIQAMVWLGMEMPPAWHLMLFVGCVGMFAVGVGMLYTPLLVDRLQLDYPSGFAVANILRALTDKRLLKASISKLGGGTLLGAIAAWMTEKIAVVAALGTSAATLGAGMIVGSRITVPAVVMAVIGAWQVPHLREMGWLGPEDPFRKIGFLIGLAMICGAAVVDLSLLAVQAVARVKAQADAPKDEEPAWKKVNLPRLMAWVFGWGAATLVVGTAVLGQPLGWLLFGLALALLFVLINGISYGITDQNPISSAFVISIMMMSLLGLKNPLVALMAATILLISTSVGCDMQQDRSTGWRLGTNRVIQFRYQVMGVIMGALLCVGLARVFMTAYPALAINQLDNPNAEVGQWGSAMTYKLVGAIRDLGSLSETKVKAMLLGLGLGFGIQVLRKVLHANQAYQRYIKGSRAGFAVGWTMDSLLLASPYASSFGGFVAFPVALWFGAGGVIASVWNTVTQKRAPASAGSPGQGEALPEDMSTMSLVGGGLIAGESLFFLIAGLIGLASLLA; encoded by the coding sequence ATGGCATCTCCCGTCCAACCGCTCCCTCACTCGGAGCCCTCCTCCTCGACGCCCCCCGACCCCGAGAACGTCCAGCCGCGCTTCGGCTGGCTGCCTCCCGTGGGGACCTGGAAGTACCACCTGCTGCTGAGCGCCGTGGCCCTGTTCATCCTCGGGCCCCTGGGGGGCATCGCAGCCTCGTACATGAACTTCAGCGTGGGCTTCTTCGTCGGAGGTCAGGTGCTCGCCGGCATCCTCGGCAGCGCCGTCACGTACGGCTACGGCGCGGAAGGCAAGCACGGCGCCAACTACATGCAGACGATGGCCGCGTCGGTGGCCTCGCTGTGCGCCATGTCCGTGCTCATCCAGGCCATGGTGTGGCTGGGCATGGAGATGCCGCCCGCCTGGCACCTGATGCTCTTCGTCGGCTGCGTGGGCATGTTCGCCGTGGGCGTGGGCATGCTCTACACGCCGCTGCTCGTGGACCGGCTGCAGCTCGACTACCCGTCGGGCTTCGCCGTGGCCAACATCCTGCGCGCGCTGACGGACAAGCGCCTGCTCAAGGCCTCCATCTCCAAGCTGGGCGGAGGCACGCTCCTGGGCGCCATCGCCGCGTGGATGACCGAGAAGATCGCCGTCGTGGCCGCCCTCGGCACCAGCGCCGCCACCCTGGGCGCGGGCATGATCGTCGGCAGCCGCATCACCGTCCCCGCGGTGGTGATGGCCGTCATCGGCGCATGGCAGGTGCCGCACCTGCGTGAAATGGGCTGGCTCGGCCCCGAGGACCCGTTCCGCAAGATTGGCTTCCTCATCGGCCTGGCGATGATCTGCGGCGCCGCGGTGGTGGACCTGTCGCTGCTCGCGGTGCAAGCCGTGGCGCGCGTGAAGGCCCAGGCCGACGCGCCGAAGGACGAGGAGCCCGCCTGGAAGAAGGTCAACCTGCCCCGGCTCATGGCCTGGGTCTTCGGTTGGGGCGCGGCGACGCTGGTGGTCGGCACGGCGGTGCTGGGTCAGCCCCTGGGCTGGCTGCTGTTCGGCCTCGCGCTGGCGCTCCTGTTCGTGCTCATCAACGGCATCTCCTACGGCATCACCGACCAGAACCCCATCTCCAGCGCGTTCGTCATCTCCATCATGATGATGTCGCTGCTGGGCCTGAAGAACCCGCTGGTGGCGCTGATGGCCGCGACCATCCTGCTCATCTCCACCTCCGTGGGCTGCGACATGCAGCAGGACCGCTCCACCGGGTGGCGCCTGGGCACCAACCGCGTCATCCAGTTCCGCTACCAGGTGATGGGCGTCATCATGGGCGCGCTGCTGTGCGTGGGCCTGGCCCGCGTGTTCATGACGGCCTACCCCGCGCTCGCCATCAACCAGCTCGACAACCCCAACGCCGAGGTGGGCCAGTGGGGCTCGGCGATGACATACAAGCTGGTGGGCGCCATCCGGGACTTGGGCTCGCTGTCGGAGACCAAGGTGAAGGCGATGCTGCTCGGCCTGGGGCTGGGCTTCGGCATCCAGGTGCTGCGCAAGGTGCTGCACGCCAATCAGGCCTACCAGCGCTACATCAAGGGCTCGCGCGCGGGCTTCGCGGTGGGCTGGACCATGGACTCGCTGCTGCTGGCCAGCCCCTATGCGTCCTCCTTCGGCGGCTTCGTGGCCTTCCCGGTGGCGCTGTGGTTCGGCGCGGGCGGCGTCATCGCGTCCGTGTGGAACACCGTCACGCAGAAGCGCGCCCCAGCCTCCGCGGGCAGCCCCGGCCAGGGCGAGGCGCTCCCCGAGGACATGAGCACCATGTCCCTGGTGGGCGGCGGCCTCATCGCCGGCGAGTCGCTCTTCTTCCTCATCGCCGGACTGATTGGCCTCGCGTCGCTGCTGGCGTGA
- the thrS gene encoding threonine--tRNA ligase, producing the protein MRGCPAGLVDNFQTCLHFVRRELRQRHHDHPHHDSLRRGVERCASRCELTTARFLAPPSPAGATVCSLSAPTGKAFPTFRTGDEAMLDENDHRALGQRLDLFHLQEEAAGMVFWHPRGLLLFRLLEEHIRQRMQREGYLEVRTPQLYAQPLWERSGHWENFRENMYLVEDGGRALALKPVSCPGHIELVQRMSLSYRDLPLRLSEFGLVHRSEPGGALHGLFRLRQFTQDDGHIFCAPEQVVEEVVNFVRSLREFYAGLGFHDVQVAFSGRPASRAGSDAVWDQAESWLADAAKQAGLECKDQPGQGAFYGPKLEFVLKDRLGREWQCGTIQLDLVLPERFDLRYQDSQGMRVRPVMLHRALLGSLERFIGVLLEHHQGALPAWLAPEQVVVAPVGDAAQEYARDVAFSLRRAGCRVRVDARAESLSRKVLDSHQGGVPWLVVVGAREVQAKGLRLRQRDGAQRDVSWDAGLAELVSACVPGAPA; encoded by the coding sequence GTGAGGGGTTGCCCGGCGGGTCTGGTTGACAATTTCCAGACCTGCCTGCATTTTGTAAGGCGTGAGCTTCGTCAACGTCATCACGACCACCCGCACCACGACTCGCTACGGCGAGGTGTGGAGCGGTGCGCGTCGCGATGTGAGCTGACGACCGCACGGTTCCTCGCCCCGCCTTCACCGGCCGGGGCAACCGTGTGTTCGCTCAGCGCTCCGACCGGCAAGGCATTCCCAACCTTCCGTACCGGAGACGAAGCAATGCTCGACGAAAACGACCACCGCGCCCTCGGCCAACGCCTGGACCTCTTCCACCTGCAGGAGGAGGCCGCCGGAATGGTCTTCTGGCACCCCCGAGGCCTCTTGTTGTTCCGCCTGCTGGAGGAGCACATCCGCCAGCGCATGCAGCGCGAGGGCTACCTCGAAGTCCGTACGCCGCAGCTCTACGCGCAGCCCCTGTGGGAGCGCAGCGGCCACTGGGAGAACTTCCGCGAGAACATGTACCTGGTGGAGGACGGCGGGCGCGCGCTCGCGCTCAAGCCGGTGAGCTGCCCGGGCCACATCGAGCTCGTGCAGCGCATGTCCCTCAGCTACCGCGACCTGCCCCTGCGCCTGAGTGAGTTCGGACTGGTGCACCGCAGCGAGCCGGGTGGCGCGTTGCATGGCCTGTTCCGGCTGCGCCAGTTCACGCAGGACGACGGGCACATCTTCTGTGCCCCCGAACAGGTCGTGGAGGAAGTCGTGAACTTCGTGCGCTCGCTGCGCGAGTTCTATGCGGGCTTGGGCTTCCACGACGTCCAGGTGGCCTTCTCCGGGCGGCCCGCTTCCCGTGCGGGGAGCGACGCCGTCTGGGACCAGGCCGAGTCCTGGCTGGCGGACGCGGCGAAACAGGCGGGCCTGGAATGCAAAGACCAGCCGGGCCAGGGAGCCTTCTACGGCCCCAAGCTGGAGTTCGTCCTGAAAGACAGGCTGGGGCGCGAGTGGCAGTGCGGGACGATTCAACTCGACCTGGTCCTGCCCGAGCGCTTCGACCTGCGCTACCAGGACTCCCAAGGCATGCGGGTCCGTCCGGTGATGCTTCACCGCGCGCTCCTGGGGAGCCTGGAGCGGTTCATCGGCGTGCTGCTCGAGCACCACCAGGGCGCGCTGCCCGCGTGGCTCGCGCCCGAGCAGGTGGTGGTGGCGCCCGTGGGTGACGCCGCGCAGGAGTACGCGCGCGATGTCGCCTTCAGCCTGCGACGGGCGGGCTGCCGCGTCCGCGTGGACGCGCGAGCGGAGTCGCTGTCGCGCAAGGTGCTGGACTCGCACCAGGGAGGAGTGCCCTGGCTCGTGGTGGTGGGCGCGCGCGAGGTGCAGGCGAAGGGCCTGCGGCTGCGACAGCGGGATGGCGCCCAGCGGGACGTGTCGTGGGACGCGGGCCTCGCGGAGCTGGTGTCCGCGTGTGTCCCCGGCGCCCCTGCATGA
- a CDS encoding CBS domain-containing protein: MRIFELMTRNVETIEADEPLRVAALRMRECNIGALPVTEAGQLVGMLTDRDITVRSTALGQDPNTTQVREVMTTALITCEPDAGLDVAEQMMEDKMVRRLVVVDEARRPLGILSLDDLATVPAEVLRAGAVLEHLQHA; this comes from the coding sequence ATGCGGATTTTCGAGCTGATGACCCGGAACGTGGAGACCATCGAGGCGGACGAGCCGCTGCGAGTCGCCGCCCTGCGGATGCGCGAATGCAACATCGGCGCGCTGCCCGTCACCGAGGCCGGACAACTGGTGGGCATGCTGACGGACCGCGACATCACCGTGCGCTCCACGGCCCTGGGCCAGGACCCCAACACCACACAGGTCCGCGAGGTGATGACCACGGCCCTCATCACCTGCGAACCCGACGCGGGGCTCGACGTGGCCGAGCAGATGATGGAGGACAAGATGGTGCGCCGGCTCGTCGTGGTGGACGAGGCCCGTCGCCCGCTGGGCATCCTGAGCCTGGATGACCTGGCCACCGTGCCCGCGGAGGTGCTGCGCGCCGGCGCGGTGCTGGAGCACCTGCAACACGCGTAG